In Armatimonadota bacterium, the following are encoded in one genomic region:
- the serC gene encoding 3-phosphoserine/phosphohydroxythreonine transaminase produces MARIYNFNAGPAALPLPVLEKAQSELLDIAGSGMSVMEMSHRSKEFKEIIESAEAGVRKLMGVSDDYAVLFMQGGASLQFAMIPMNLRAPGKSADYVDTGSWASKAIKEAKVGDGACNVVWSGKEEKYMRAPKPEELKFSADAQYVHICSNETIGGIRYPVFPKTDAPLIADMSSEIMSRVIDVNQFGMIYAGAQKNIGPSGLALVIIRRDLIERTPDSVPIILRYKTHAEEGSLYNTPNTWGIYIVKLITDWVASIGGIAALQKTNEQKAGKLYSLLDSSNFWTAPTDKASRSIMNVVWRLPSEELEEKFVSEAKKAGMIGLKGHRSVGGIRASIYNAVPMEAIDALVDFMKDFESANG; encoded by the coding sequence ATGGCACGAATCTACAATTTCAATGCGGGACCTGCGGCGCTGCCGCTGCCGGTTCTTGAAAAGGCGCAGAGCGAGCTTCTGGATATCGCGGGCAGCGGCATGTCCGTGATGGAGATGAGCCACCGCAGTAAAGAGTTCAAGGAGATCATCGAATCTGCAGAGGCGGGCGTTCGCAAGCTGATGGGCGTCTCTGACGACTATGCTGTGCTCTTTATGCAGGGTGGGGCAAGTCTGCAGTTCGCGATGATACCCATGAACCTTCGCGCACCGGGCAAGAGCGCTGATTATGTCGATACCGGAAGTTGGGCTTCAAAGGCAATAAAAGAAGCCAAAGTCGGTGACGGCGCTTGCAATGTGGTCTGGTCCGGCAAGGAAGAAAAATATATGCGCGCTCCAAAACCCGAGGAGCTGAAGTTCAGCGCGGATGCCCAGTACGTTCACATATGCTCGAATGAGACCATCGGCGGCATACGTTATCCTGTCTTTCCTAAGACCGACGCGCCGCTCATTGCCGACATGTCCAGCGAGATCATGAGCCGGGTTATAGATGTTAATCAGTTTGGAATGATCTATGCGGGTGCTCAGAAAAATATCGGACCGTCCGGCCTCGCGCTGGTTATTATTCGCAGAGACCTGATCGAGCGCACTCCCGACAGTGTGCCTATTATCCTGCGATACAAGACTCATGCCGAAGAGGGCAGCCTTTACAATACGCCTAACACCTGGGGCATATATATAGTCAAGCTCATTACCGACTGGGTTGCCTCGATAGGTGGGATAGCCGCTCTTCAGAAGACCAACGAGCAGAAGGCTGGTAAGCTCTATTCGCTGCTTGATTCCAGCAACTTCTGGACCGCTCCGACAGACAAAGCCAGCCGCTCGATCATGAACGTGGTCTGGAGACTGCCGAGCGAGGAGCTTGAAGAGAAGTTTGTGAGCGAAGCAAAGAAGGCGGGCATGATCGGTCTTAAGGGTCACCGCTCGGTCGGCGGTATCCGCGCAAGCATCTATAACGCCGTCCCGATGGAGGCTATCGATGCCCTGGTAGACTTTATGAAGGACTTTGAGTCTGCAAACGGCTAA
- the fabZ gene encoding 3-hydroxyacyl-ACP dehydratase FabZ, producing MIDIEQIRDTIPHRYPFLLVDRIIEVNEEGTACTGIKNITANEKILQGHMPGQAIFPGALLVEHMAQVGCYLLLNKPEVENKLAMFAAIDDVRFKRNAVPGDKVVTKVELLSGRRGIWKIKAESRVEGELVCRGILTCALVDY from the coding sequence ATGATAGACATAGAACAGATTAGAGATACAATCCCGCATCGCTATCCGTTTCTGCTGGTGGACCGCATTATAGAGGTCAACGAAGAGGGCACTGCTTGTACCGGGATAAAGAATATTACCGCAAATGAAAAGATACTTCAGGGTCATATGCCCGGCCAGGCTATCTTTCCGGGGGCGTTACTGGTCGAGCATATGGCCCAGGTCGGCTGCTATCTGCTGTTGAATAAGCCTGAGGTCGAAAACAAGCTGGCTATGTTTGCTGCGATAGATGACGTCCGATTCAAGCGCAATGCGGTGCCGGGAGACAAGGTCGTTACTAAGGTCGAGCTGCTCTCCGGCAGGCGCGGCATATGGAAGATCAAAGCCGAGTCACGCGTTGAAGGCGAACTCGTCTGTCGTGGTATATTAACCTGCGCACTGGTGGACTATTAG
- a CDS encoding GNAT family N-acetyltransferase: MIEIVVAPEESKEKLWKMYQEYAHELSEYDHEKRRGGAYHYPCFDHFWQDDHCVPFLILYDHEPIGFCFMRDICLSYRIDEFYIRPLHRRRKFGHLAVEKVKEHCRSLGRHKTIIANVYVNNEPALAFWSSVGFKDTGRRERVKELRLVEMESSLRETENPSRLDARRD, encoded by the coding sequence ATGATCGAAATCGTAGTAGCACCCGAGGAGAGCAAAGAAAAGCTCTGGAAAATGTATCAGGAATACGCTCACGAGCTGTCTGAATACGACCACGAGAAACGCCGCGGCGGAGCATATCACTACCCCTGTTTCGACCACTTCTGGCAAGACGATCACTGCGTGCCGTTTCTGATCCTCTACGACCACGAACCTATAGGTTTTTGCTTTATGCGCGATATCTGCCTGAGCTACCGCATCGATGAGTTCTATATCCGTCCACTCCACCGCAGGCGCAAATTCGGACATCTGGCCGTGGAGAAGGTGAAGGAGCACTGCCGGTCACTCGGCAGACACAAGACTATCATCGCTAATGTCTACGTCAACAACGAACCGGCGCTCGCGTTCTGGAGCTCAGTTGGGTTCAAAGACACCGGCAGGCGTGAGAGGGTGAAAGAACTGAGGCTGGTTGAGATGGAATCGAGCCTGAGAGAAACAGAAAATCCCTCCAGGCTAGATGCCCGGAGGGATTAG
- a CDS encoding Gfo/Idh/MocA family oxidoreductase, translated as MNIKVGVVGAGYWGPNIIRNFNQIPTCEMAICCDKDEKRLAHMSRLYPNVKTTTSFDDLINDPTIDAVAVCTHVSAHYPLAKKALEAGKHVLVEKPLTAKVSEAQELVDLAKKNGRVLMVDHTFEYTAGVNKMKEVIESGILGDVLYVHCARLNLGIFQRDINVVWDLAPHDLSVILYATGLKPKTVRTVGMKLLHPKVEDAAFVTLKCENNASAVIHVSWVDPRKVRSVSVVGTKQMLVYDDLDPLAKIQIYDKGVDNPPHYDTFGEFLCSYHYGDIHIPRLQEQEPLSVMCKHFLECCETGKKPRSSGESGLNMVKILAASDESIANGGMEISI; from the coding sequence ATGAACATCAAAGTAGGCGTTGTTGGGGCGGGCTACTGGGGTCCCAATATCATTAGAAACTTCAATCAGATCCCCACTTGCGAGATGGCAATCTGCTGCGATAAGGACGAAAAACGCCTTGCGCACATGAGCCGCCTATATCCGAATGTAAAGACCACTACAAGTTTCGACGACTTGATTAATGATCCGACTATAGACGCTGTGGCCGTATGCACACATGTGTCGGCGCACTATCCGCTCGCAAAAAAAGCATTGGAGGCGGGTAAGCACGTTCTTGTCGAAAAGCCTTTGACTGCCAAAGTCAGTGAGGCTCAGGAACTGGTCGATCTGGCAAAGAAAAACGGCAGAGTCCTGATGGTGGACCACACGTTTGAGTATACCGCCGGTGTCAACAAGATGAAAGAAGTCATTGAGAGCGGCATACTGGGCGATGTGCTCTATGTTCACTGCGCAAGGCTTAACCTCGGCATTTTCCAGCGCGACATCAATGTAGTGTGGGACCTTGCTCCGCACGATCTTTCGGTGATCTTGTATGCTACGGGTCTCAAGCCCAAGACTGTGAGAACTGTCGGCATGAAGCTTCTGCATCCAAAGGTCGAGGATGCTGCGTTTGTGACGTTGAAATGCGAAAACAATGCGAGCGCCGTTATTCATGTCAGTTGGGTCGACCCGCGCAAGGTGCGTTCGGTGAGCGTAGTCGGCACCAAGCAGATGCTGGTATATGACGATCTCGACCCTTTAGCGAAGATACAAATCTATGATAAAGGCGTGGACAACCCGCCGCACTATGATACGTTCGGTGAGTTTCTGTGTTCATATCACTACGGAGATATTCATATTCCCCGCCTGCAGGAGCAGGAGCCTCTTTCCGTTATGTGCAAGCACTTTTTGGAGTGCTGCGAAACGGGCAAAAAGCCGCGCAGTTCAGGCGAGAGTGGACTGAATATGGTCAAGATTCTCGCGGCATCGGATGAGTCCATCGCCAACGGTGGAATGGAGATATCCATCTGA
- a CDS encoding uroporphyrinogen decarboxylase family protein: protein MITNRDRFKRVLDFQPVDRLPMVEWATWWDKTIDRWHGEGLPAELRDGGDIHAYFGLDPHQQYWIFTCGPDCPQPSGHGMPIINDRDDYLRIKPFLYPENAFDRDVVRSWAERQKRGELAVWITLEGFFWFPRVLFGIEPHLYAFYDQPDLMKQINEDLLAYQIRVIEQFCEICTPDFMTFAEDMSYNHGPMLSHDQFEEFMAPYYRRVVPMLLEREIVPFVDTDGDVTVPAEWFTSVGVRGLLPLERMAGVDVAQLRIDHPMLNMIGAYDKTIMHLGEGRIRQEFDRLLPVMRQGGFIPSVDHQTPPEVSLEDYRTYLRVLKEYCIKACE, encoded by the coding sequence ATGATAACCAATCGTGACAGGTTCAAACGTGTTCTGGATTTTCAACCTGTCGACCGTTTGCCAATGGTCGAATGGGCGACATGGTGGGATAAGACAATCGACAGGTGGCATGGTGAGGGTCTGCCTGCCGAGTTGCGCGACGGCGGCGACATTCACGCTTACTTTGGGCTGGATCCTCATCAGCAGTATTGGATTTTTACATGCGGACCGGATTGCCCGCAGCCCTCAGGCCATGGCATGCCTATAATAAATGACCGCGACGATTACCTTCGGATCAAGCCGTTTCTGTATCCCGAGAATGCTTTTGACCGTGATGTGGTCAGAAGCTGGGCAGAGCGGCAAAAGCGCGGCGAACTGGCTGTATGGATTACTCTGGAAGGTTTCTTCTGGTTTCCGCGCGTGCTTTTCGGGATCGAACCGCACCTGTATGCCTTTTACGACCAGCCGGATCTTATGAAGCAGATCAACGAGGACTTGTTGGCTTATCAGATTAGAGTGATTGAGCAGTTCTGCGAGATATGCACGCCGGACTTCATGACATTTGCTGAGGATATGTCGTATAACCATGGCCCGATGCTCTCACATGACCAGTTCGAAGAGTTTATGGCTCCATACTATCGACGAGTCGTACCCATGCTTCTGGAGCGAGAGATTGTGCCGTTTGTGGATACCGATGGCGACGTGACTGTCCCGGCGGAATGGTTTACAAGCGTAGGTGTGCGCGGTCTGCTGCCTCTTGAGAGGATGGCCGGGGTGGATGTCGCCCAGCTCAGAATTGATCACCCGATGCTGAATATGATCGGCGCGTATGACAAGACTATAATGCATCTGGGTGAGGGCAGGATCAGGCAGGAGTTTGACCGGCTGCTGCCTGTGATGCGGCAGGGAGGGTTCATACCCTCTGTAGACCATCAGACTCCGCCGGAGGTTTCGCTGGAAGACTATCGAACTTATCTGCGCGTTCTGAAGGAGTATTGCATCAAGGCGTGTGAGTAG
- a CDS encoding sugar-binding domain-containing protein, which translates to MNLNGTWEFAETDDNAAVFLDEQPYPDKIIVPFCRESKLSGLARKGFINNVWYRRTFELPSGWKSPRTLLHIGASDYRTGVWINGQPVGEHIGGSAPFAFDITRFLNKGKNTVVIHAFDDTRSGLQPLGKQASSLESQGCVYTRTTGIWQSVWLEGVGSSYIKDFKLESDPDNSRALIQAEIDGLSKGMKLKVDAYAGGKLVGSATTTADWRDNYLVLNLAKKHLWSIEDPFLYDLKFTLLRGKDVVDKLDSYFGLRKVSIQGAAILINDRPVFQRTVLDQGFYPDGIWTAPTDEALRHDIEMSQAAGFNGARLHQKVFDPRYHYWADKLGYITWGEFPCWGLNYSKPEINLNVVDEWVQVVRRDRNHPSIVGWCPFNESPGDAVPLQNSVVNITRAIDPSRPVIDSSGWSHGLTDPEVLDAHDYDQNPDTFRGRWVDAFAGENGGLPKRYGTSKLRARLPFFVSEYGGIGWELAGGGWGYGQAPKDLEEFYTRYKGLTDALLDSTHFGFCYTQLTDVEQEHNGIYTYDRKPKFDIARIKRINARKANYEKNPPINVSEKTVDDDWDILVGAFQDGNMAKAWRYSFDKPADNWMNPGFDDNAWQVGQGAFGRKDKWELYIGTPWTSKDIWLRQAFDVSDANIKDAMLAIHYDDDTQVYLNGECVWQAKGWSDGYIGINVASAVKKALRSGKNVIAVHCWQNWGGQFIDLALLAKDK; encoded by the coding sequence ATGAACCTCAACGGGACATGGGAGTTTGCTGAGACCGATGATAACGCTGCTGTATTTCTTGATGAGCAGCCATATCCCGACAAGATAATCGTTCCGTTTTGCCGCGAGAGTAAGCTTTCGGGGCTGGCACGCAAGGGCTTTATTAACAATGTGTGGTATCGCAGGACTTTTGAGCTGCCGTCGGGCTGGAAGTCGCCGCGCACGCTGCTTCATATAGGCGCAAGCGATTACAGGACCGGTGTCTGGATAAATGGGCAACCTGTAGGTGAGCATATAGGTGGAAGCGCGCCATTTGCGTTTGACATAACTCGTTTCCTCAACAAAGGCAAGAATACTGTGGTTATTCATGCCTTTGATGATACTCGCAGTGGACTGCAGCCCTTGGGCAAGCAGGCGTCATCACTGGAAAGCCAGGGCTGCGTATATACCAGGACTACCGGAATCTGGCAGAGCGTATGGCTCGAGGGCGTCGGCTCCTCATATATCAAAGATTTCAAATTGGAGTCCGACCCGGACAACTCCAGAGCATTGATTCAGGCCGAGATTGACGGACTGAGCAAGGGCATGAAGCTCAAGGTCGACGCATACGCCGGAGGTAAGCTCGTGGGCAGCGCGACTACTACGGCCGATTGGCGAGACAATTATTTGGTGCTCAATCTTGCCAAGAAGCATCTGTGGTCCATTGAGGACCCATTTCTGTATGATTTGAAGTTTACTCTTCTGCGCGGCAAAGATGTGGTCGACAAGCTGGATTCGTATTTCGGACTGCGAAAGGTTTCAATACAGGGCGCAGCCATTCTTATTAACGACAGACCGGTGTTCCAGAGAACTGTTCTGGATCAGGGTTTCTATCCCGACGGAATCTGGACCGCTCCGACTGATGAGGCTCTGCGTCATGATATCGAGATGTCGCAGGCGGCCGGATTTAACGGCGCAAGGCTCCATCAGAAGGTCTTCGATCCCAGATATCACTACTGGGCCGATAAGCTGGGCTACATAACATGGGGTGAGTTCCCTTGTTGGGGCCTTAACTACTCCAAGCCGGAGATCAATTTGAACGTAGTTGACGAGTGGGTGCAGGTTGTCCGCCGCGACCGCAACCATCCTTCGATAGTCGGCTGGTGTCCGTTCAACGAAAGCCCTGGCGATGCGGTTCCTCTTCAAAACAGTGTGGTAAACATTACTCGTGCAATAGACCCCTCGCGCCCGGTTATAGATTCCAGCGGCTGGTCGCATGGTCTGACTGACCCCGAGGTCCTTGACGCCCATGACTATGATCAGAACCCGGATACATTCAGGGGACGCTGGGTCGATGCGTTTGCGGGTGAGAACGGTGGTTTGCCGAAGCGCTATGGAACTTCAAAACTCAGAGCCAGGCTGCCTTTCTTTGTAAGCGAATATGGAGGCATCGGCTGGGAACTAGCCGGAGGCGGCTGGGGATACGGACAGGCTCCCAAAGATTTGGAAGAGTTCTACACCAGATATAAAGGCCTGACGGACGCATTGCTGGACAGCACGCACTTCGGGTTCTGCTATACGCAGCTCACCGATGTCGAGCAGGAGCATAATGGTATCTACACGTATGATCGCAAGCCCAAGTTCGATATAGCCAGGATCAAGCGGATAAACGCACGCAAGGCCAACTACGAGAAAAATCCGCCGATCAATGTCTCTGAGAAGACGGTGGATGATGACTGGGACATACTGGTGGGGGCATTTCAGGACGGCAATATGGCAAAAGCATGGCGCTACAGCTTTGATAAGCCTGCTGATAATTGGATGAATCCTGGTTTTGATGATAATGCATGGCAAGTAGGCCAAGGAGCATTCGGCAGGAAAGACAAGTGGGAGCTCTATATCGGCACGCCATGGACAAGCAAAGACATCTGGCTTCGACAGGCTTTTGATGTCAGCGACGCCAATATCAAAGATGCCATGCTCGCGATCCATTATGATGATGACACTCAAGTATATCTCAACGGTGAGTGCGTCTGGCAGGCCAAGGGATGGAGCGACGGCTATATCGGGATAAACGTTGCCTCTGCCGTCAAGAAAGCACTCAGGTCCGGCAAGAATGTGATTGCTGTTCACTGCTGGCAGAACTGGGGCGGTCAGTTTATAGACCTGGCACTGCTTGCAAAAGACAAGTAA
- a CDS encoding PEP-CTERM sorting domain-containing protein (PEP-CTERM proteins occur, often in large numbers, in the proteomes of bacteria that also encode an exosortase, a predicted intramembrane cysteine proteinase. The presence of a PEP-CTERM domain at a protein's C-terminus predicts cleavage within the sorting domain, followed by covalent anchoring to some some component of the (usually Gram-negative) cell surface. Many PEP-CTERM proteins exhibit an unusual sequence composition that includes large numbers of potential glycosylation sites. Expression of one such protein has been shown restore the ability of a bacterium to form floc, a type of biofilm.), whose protein sequence is MKKVFVLTCICAMLLIAGTMAQAMNVNFYIDTAPNASAAYAAWKTDAYAAAAAGTYVNMRSGAHPGTNLFDPLESIVYSTGDLGHFVQWVFWIPDKTVTDLTGNIQYRYTYNWDGTEATTTWRTTVPSMINYGTGVVGTFGCANWAVDDSAAPFDTGGTPYDETDAADIATVAAQMVACNGYSAAELQVRDSSESAWQSQTLTGYVATPEPTSIMALLVGIGSIAGYRRFRK, encoded by the coding sequence ATGAAAAAGGTATTTGTACTAACGTGTATTTGTGCCATGCTTTTAATTGCAGGAACTATGGCGCAGGCAATGAATGTCAACTTCTATATCGACACCGCCCCTAATGCATCTGCTGCATATGCAGCATGGAAGACAGATGCATATGCTGCCGCTGCAGCCGGGACATACGTCAATATGCGAAGCGGTGCGCACCCTGGAACAAATCTCTTCGATCCGCTGGAGTCAATAGTCTACAGCACCGGAGACCTGGGTCATTTTGTTCAGTGGGTTTTCTGGATTCCCGATAAAACAGTCACTGATCTCACGGGCAACATCCAGTATAGATATACCTACAATTGGGACGGAACAGAAGCTACTACAACTTGGCGTACGACTGTCCCCAGTATGATAAACTATGGCACAGGAGTTGTGGGAACTTTTGGATGCGCTAATTGGGCCGTTGACGACAGCGCTGCTCCATTTGATACTGGTGGAACACCATATGACGAAACGGACGCAGCAGACATAGCCACTGTTGCCGCTCAAATGGTAGCCTGCAATGGATATTCCGCAGCCGAGCTACAGGTCCGAGACTCGTCTGAAAGCGCATGGCAGTCACAAACACTGACCGGGTATGTGGCCACCCCCGAGCCGACAAGTATAATGGCGCTCCTGGTCGGCATCGGCAGCATTGCCGGATATCGAAGATTCCGAAAGTAA
- a CDS encoding sugar transferase: MATVEGAAAKENGTRVYSVRKIRQYKSKRILDLIAASVGLVLAAPLAAIIALFIKVSSPGPVLFKQTRIGRGGEKFTFYKFRSMRVGNDDSSHRKYMKFFIEGNEEGLKNFHQRGKKIYKMTCDDRVTMVGRFLRRTSLDELPQLLNVLKGDMSMVGPRPHIPYEVDLYQDWHRRRLQGLPGITGWWQIHGRSRVTFDESVKMDIWYLEHQSVILDIRIMLRTITKAIVGRGAC; this comes from the coding sequence ATGGCAACGGTGGAGGGCGCCGCTGCAAAGGAGAATGGCACGCGGGTATACAGCGTGAGAAAAATCAGGCAGTATAAATCAAAACGCATATTGGACCTGATTGCCGCGTCTGTAGGTCTTGTGTTGGCAGCACCCCTGGCAGCCATCATAGCTTTGTTCATCAAGGTTTCCAGCCCCGGCCCGGTTTTGTTCAAGCAGACCAGGATCGGCAGGGGAGGGGAGAAATTCACGTTCTACAAGTTCCGCAGTATGCGTGTGGGCAACGATGACAGCTCACATCGCAAGTATATGAAGTTCTTCATAGAAGGAAATGAGGAAGGGCTTAAAAACTTCCACCAGCGCGGAAAAAAGATATATAAAATGACTTGCGACGACCGGGTCACGATGGTGGGCAGGTTCCTCAGGCGCACCAGTCTTGACGAACTGCCGCAACTGTTGAATGTGCTCAAGGGCGACATGAGCATGGTCGGCCCGAGGCCGCACATACCCTATGAAGTGGACCTGTACCAGGATTGGCACCGCCGCCGCCTGCAGGGTCTGCCGGGAATTACGGGCTGGTGGCAGATCCATGGACGAAGCAGGGTCACCTTCGACGAGAGCGTGAAGATGGATATCTGGTATCTGGAGCATCAGTCGGTAATACTCGACATAAGGATTATGCTTCGCACCATCACCAAGGCTATCGTCGGACGAGGAGCCTGTTAA
- a CDS encoding PEP-CTERM sorting domain-containing protein: protein MKKISVVVCICVLLLVTVAAAQAVDVHMYIDTGPDGWNSTLFSAWTPSAFAAAANGTYTNMGGGAHPGTTIFNAQEAIVYSTGDNGSMLLWTFWIPGKTIAALSGNVQFRYNYDWEGTAYSTSWSQITTGTTFPFWTEYTNSSNVSGVVGTIGCSWWANDNYANPLDTGGTKYDETDAADVAALAQEMITYQTYFGADLQVREDANSAWETTSVTGQLAVPEPTSIMALLAGLGGIVGYRRFRK from the coding sequence ATGAAAAAGATCAGCGTAGTAGTGTGCATTTGCGTCCTGCTTCTGGTCACAGTCGCAGCTGCACAGGCAGTGGATGTCCATATGTATATAGACACCGGTCCCGATGGGTGGAATTCAACCCTGTTTTCTGCTTGGACGCCGAGCGCATTTGCCGCGGCAGCAAACGGCACATACACAAACATGGGCGGCGGCGCACACCCGGGGACAACGATCTTCAATGCGCAAGAGGCCATAGTCTACAGCACCGGAGACAACGGCAGCATGCTTTTGTGGACATTCTGGATCCCAGGGAAAACCATTGCCGCACTCAGTGGCAATGTCCAGTTTCGCTATAATTACGACTGGGAAGGAACCGCTTACAGCACGAGTTGGTCGCAGATAACAACTGGGACCACGTTCCCGTTTTGGACGGAATATACAAATTCGAGCAACGTCAGCGGTGTGGTAGGCACAATAGGTTGCAGTTGGTGGGCAAACGACAACTACGCCAATCCGCTCGACACCGGCGGAACCAAGTATGATGAGACCGATGCTGCGGACGTTGCAGCTCTTGCCCAGGAGATGATCACGTATCAGACTTATTTCGGCGCTGATCTTCAGGTTAGGGAAGACGCCAACAGCGCATGGGAGACTACCTCTGTCACCGGACAACTGGCAGTCCCCGAACCGACAAGCATAATGGCTCTTCTGGCCGGTCTAGGCGGCATTGTCGGATATCGAAGATTCCGAAAGTAA